The following are from one region of the Coffea eugenioides isolate CCC68of chromosome 2, Ceug_1.0, whole genome shotgun sequence genome:
- the LOC113761535 gene encoding chaperone protein dnaJ 50 isoform X1, which produces MAPAATAPISRCVLIVILIFSLLIQPSISIYCDEDDCYDLLGVPQNANASEIKKAYYRLSLKHHPDKNPDPESRKIFVKIANAYEILKDEATREQYDYAIAHPEEVFYNTARYYRAYYGHKTDPRAVIVGLLLVLSAFQYLNQWTRYKQAVDMVKRTPAFKNKLKALELERTGGMTIRKKSNKQINKKMEEDLSNELELQIKGAEKPSVWGLLGIRFILLPYTIGKLLLWHGCWFWRYNVKRSPYSWEDASYLTQRSLGVPPDSWTFIDESTKEDLVQRRLWEKSNLQSYLAEMRKESKRRR; this is translated from the exons ATGGCGCCAGCGGCAACAGCTCCGATCAGCCGCTGCGTGCTCATCGTTATTCTCATATTCTCCCTGCTGATCCAGCCGTCGATCTCCATATACTGCGACGAGGACGACTGCTACGATCTCCTCGG GGTTCCTCAAAATGCCAATGCCTCCGAAATAAAGAAGGCTTACTATAGGCTCTCACTCAAACA TCATCCGGATAAAAATCCTGATCCGGAATCAAGgaaaatttttgtgaaaatagCAAATGCGTATGAG ATTTTGAAAGATGAAGCAACAAGGGAACAGTATGATTATGCAATTGCACATCCAGAGGag GTCTTTTATAATACAGCTAGGTACTACCGGGCTTATTACGGTCACAAAACA GATCCTCGTGCTGTCATTGTGGGTCTTCTATTGGTGCTTTCTGCATTTCAATATCTAAACCAGTGGACAAGGTATAAGCAG GCTGTTGACATGGTCAAGAGAACACCAGCTTTCAAAAATAAGCTGAAGGCTTTGGAACTTGAACGCACAGGTGGAATGACAATTAGAAAGAAGAGTAACAAGCAAATAAACAA GAAAATGGAAGAAGACCTCAGCAACGAGCTTGAACTGCAGATTAAAGGGGCTGAAAAGCCATCTGTCTGGGGACTTCTTGGCATTCGTTTCATTCTTCTTCCATATACTATTGGGAAA CTGCTGTTGTGGCATGGATGTTGGTTTTGGAGGTACAACGTCAAACGATCTCCTTATTCATGGGAAGATGCCTCCTATTTGACACAAAGATCCTTGGGCGTGCCGCCTGATTCATGGACATTCATTG ATGAATCAACAAAGGAAGATCTTGTACAGCGACGTCTATGGGAGAAATCCAATTTGCAAAGCTACCTTGCTGAGATGCGGAAAGAATCAAAGCGCAGAAGATGA
- the LOC113761535 gene encoding dnaJ protein ERDJ7 isoform X2, protein MAPAATAPISRCVLIVILIFSLLIQPSISIYCDEDDCYDLLGVPQNANASEIKKAYYRLSLKHHPDKNPDPESRKIFVKIANAYEILKDEATREQYDYAIAHPEEVFYNTARYYRAYYGHKTDPRAVIVGLLLVLSAFQYLNQWTRYKQAVDMVKRTPAFKNKLKALELERTGGMTIRKKSNKQINKKMEEDLSNELELQIKGAEKPSVWGLLGIRFILLPYTIGKKLVSCRLEPRILNLAMYKKTTD, encoded by the exons ATGGCGCCAGCGGCAACAGCTCCGATCAGCCGCTGCGTGCTCATCGTTATTCTCATATTCTCCCTGCTGATCCAGCCGTCGATCTCCATATACTGCGACGAGGACGACTGCTACGATCTCCTCGG GGTTCCTCAAAATGCCAATGCCTCCGAAATAAAGAAGGCTTACTATAGGCTCTCACTCAAACA TCATCCGGATAAAAATCCTGATCCGGAATCAAGgaaaatttttgtgaaaatagCAAATGCGTATGAG ATTTTGAAAGATGAAGCAACAAGGGAACAGTATGATTATGCAATTGCACATCCAGAGGag GTCTTTTATAATACAGCTAGGTACTACCGGGCTTATTACGGTCACAAAACA GATCCTCGTGCTGTCATTGTGGGTCTTCTATTGGTGCTTTCTGCATTTCAATATCTAAACCAGTGGACAAGGTATAAGCAG GCTGTTGACATGGTCAAGAGAACACCAGCTTTCAAAAATAAGCTGAAGGCTTTGGAACTTGAACGCACAGGTGGAATGACAATTAGAAAGAAGAGTAACAAGCAAATAAACAA GAAAATGGAAGAAGACCTCAGCAACGAGCTTGAACTGCAGATTAAAGGGGCTGAAAAGCCATCTGTCTGGGGACTTCTTGGCATTCGTTTCATTCTTCTTCCATATACTATTGGGAAA AAGCTAGTGTCATGCAGGCTTGAACCTAGAATCTTGAATTTGGCTATGTACAAGAAAACTACTGATTAG